In Deinococcus malanensis, one DNA window encodes the following:
- a CDS encoding ABC transporter ATP-binding protein yields the protein MTTSAPTPTRDRTFALQKRLFAYNPALFVFNLLMWGMVHSAPALLTLAVSSIFGRLEEAEKLRGAGQPIDPVIAAAWVSVGWFAFVRASRFGIFYGAFRAWIELWYTLDALVRRNLLGYLLTARRARRLPDTPAEAVSRFRDDVDDVAGYTEVWVDGAGFVVYCVLAITLMAQVDPWITLLVCAPLLLMVLFVQRLSPTIRTYRRRMREATARVTDFIGETFGAVSAVKLAAREDAMVTHLRKLGETRRHAALRDVLLTELIRGVNTNMVNMAVGLVLLLGASKVRGGNLGIGEFVLFIGLLPRLTGSMAFFGDAIARHRRTGVSYERMARLLQDAPDTKIVEHHPAYLHRDPPAPPAAPPALPLEELHVEGLTATHGEDGILGVRDASFTIRHGEFVVVTGRIGSGKSTLLRALLGLIPVQRGTVSWNGVPIEDPASFLIPPRSAYTAQLPNLFSDTLGENVVSGSNPDHLNRAVRLAVLEPDLEQLQSGLETQVGARGVKLSGGQVQRAAVARMLARDADLLVFDDVSSALDARTEAQLWDGLFRELDATCLVVSHRRAALIRADRILLMQYGQIVDEGTLNELLERSEEMRALWAEDVGE from the coding sequence ATGACCACCTCTGCCCCGACCCCCACCCGTGACCGGACCTTCGCGCTGCAAAAGCGACTGTTCGCCTATAATCCGGCCCTGTTTGTTTTCAACCTGCTGATGTGGGGCATGGTGCACTCCGCGCCGGCCCTGCTGACCCTGGCTGTCAGCAGCATTTTTGGTCGGCTGGAGGAGGCCGAGAAACTTCGCGGAGCCGGGCAGCCGATCGATCCGGTAATCGCGGCCGCCTGGGTCTCCGTCGGGTGGTTCGCCTTCGTGCGGGCCAGCCGCTTCGGCATCTTTTACGGCGCCTTTCGGGCCTGGATCGAACTGTGGTACACCCTGGACGCACTGGTGCGGCGCAATCTGCTGGGCTATCTGCTGACGGCTCGCCGAGCCCGTCGCCTGCCCGACACCCCGGCGGAGGCGGTCAGCCGCTTCCGCGACGACGTGGATGACGTCGCCGGCTATACCGAAGTGTGGGTCGACGGTGCGGGCTTCGTGGTGTACTGCGTTCTGGCCATCACACTGATGGCGCAGGTGGACCCCTGGATCACCCTGCTGGTCTGCGCGCCGCTGCTGTTGATGGTGCTGTTCGTCCAGCGGCTCTCCCCCACCATCCGCACCTACCGGCGCCGCATGCGTGAGGCCACCGCCCGGGTCACCGACTTTATCGGCGAGACCTTTGGAGCTGTCAGTGCCGTCAAGCTGGCTGCGCGCGAGGACGCCATGGTCACCCACCTGCGCAAGCTGGGAGAAACCCGCCGGCACGCGGCGCTGCGTGACGTGCTGCTGACCGAGCTGATCCGGGGTGTCAACACCAACATGGTGAACATGGCCGTGGGCCTGGTGCTGCTGCTGGGCGCCAGCAAGGTCCGTGGTGGCAACCTGGGCATCGGCGAGTTCGTGCTGTTTATCGGACTGCTGCCCCGCCTGACCGGCAGCATGGCCTTTTTCGGCGATGCGATCGCCCGCCACCGCCGCACTGGCGTGAGCTATGAGCGTATGGCCCGGCTGCTCCAGGATGCCCCCGATACCAAAATCGTGGAACACCACCCGGCCTATCTGCACCGCGATCCACCCGCGCCACCTGCCGCTCCCCCTGCGCTGCCGCTGGAGGAACTGCACGTCGAGGGGCTGACGGCCACACACGGCGAGGACGGCATTCTGGGCGTCCGGGATGCCAGCTTCACCATCCGCCACGGTGAGTTCGTGGTCGTGACCGGCCGGATCGGAAGCGGCAAAAGTACTCTGCTGCGTGCCCTGCTGGGGCTGATTCCGGTGCAGCGCGGCACGGTGAGCTGGAACGGTGTGCCCATCGAGGACCCCGCCTCCTTCCTAATACCACCACGCAGCGCCTACACGGCCCAGCTGCCTAACCTGTTCTCCGATACCCTGGGGGAGAATGTTGTGTCCGGCAGCAACCCGGACCATCTGAACCGGGCCGTGCGGCTGGCGGTGCTTGAACCGGACCTGGAGCAGTTGCAGAGCGGCCTGGAGACCCAGGTTGGTGCACGCGGCGTGAAGCTTTCCGGTGGTCAGGTGCAGCGCGCCGCCGTGGCCCGCATGCTGGCCCGTGACGCCGATCTGCTGGTCTTCGATGACGTGAGCAGTGCCCTGGACGCTCGCACCGAGGCCCAGCTGTGGGATGGTCTGTTCCGCGAACTGGACGCGACCTGTCTGGTCGTGTCACACCGCCGCGCCGCGCTGATCCGGGCAGACCGGATTCTGCTGATGCAGTATGGGCAGATTGTGGACGAAGGGACGCTGAATGAGTTGCTGGAGCGGAGTGAGGAGATGCGGGCGCTTTGGGCGGAGGATGTGGGGGAGTAA
- a CDS encoding IS701 family transposase encodes MDTDVLVADPLDRYCAQLDHVFTRPTQREALRVYLQGLPVGTERHKTATGLANTEPGKAGSHHKAAQRLQWFLSESTWNPDALHQARLDLMRTVNRTAPTEDAVLVITGLVDHQHGTHTAHVGRQYLGSLGKVDSGIVTVHVLYDTPQAYFPLQLRPYTPAHHFPRQTSDPAFRTKPQLAAELIEAVRHDWPYRAVVADCLYGRNEFFLTYLLGGSIPFVMTLPRSYAWWHEHGEPGGVEELALQAAPGDWHPFTRTFANGDERLFWRAELAGGPYGRGRALRLVVVTPDPVSLPADTTQYLITNLREDEQDLSPFRVSTPPASSLEVARLYARRPRIEQAYREVKQHLGWTHCQARSDLALRRHWSLVCAAFCFLHWWDEQSPADSDADVHQAGASHPPGWSVLLRQVRLWLEPFVWVWRAWRAYTTMRPPRPLRRLLQRVVRGDPLPLYVA; translated from the coding sequence ATGGATACAGATGTTCTGGTGGCGGATCCACTGGACCGGTACTGTGCCCAGTTGGACCATGTCTTTACCCGACCGACGCAGCGCGAAGCGCTGCGCGTGTACCTCCAGGGCTTGCCGGTCGGCACCGAGCGGCATAAAACTGCCACTGGGCTGGCGAATACCGAACCCGGAAAGGCCGGGAGCCACCATAAAGCGGCCCAGCGACTGCAGTGGTTCCTCTCCGAAAGCACCTGGAATCCGGATGCGCTGCATCAGGCCAGGCTGGACCTCATGCGCACCGTGAACCGCACCGCGCCGACAGAAGACGCCGTGCTGGTGATCACCGGTCTCGTCGATCACCAGCACGGCACGCACACCGCACATGTGGGGCGGCAGTATCTGGGAAGTCTGGGCAAAGTGGATTCAGGAATCGTTACGGTCCACGTGCTCTACGACACGCCACAGGCCTACTTCCCACTGCAATTGCGGCCCTACACGCCTGCGCATCATTTCCCACGCCAGACCAGCGATCCCGCCTTCCGCACCAAACCGCAACTGGCCGCTGAGCTGATTGAAGCCGTGCGTCATGACTGGCCGTACCGCGCGGTAGTCGCGGACTGCCTGTATGGGCGCAACGAGTTCTTCCTGACGTACCTGCTGGGGGGATCGATCCCCTTTGTCATGACGTTGCCCCGATCGTATGCCTGGTGGCACGAGCACGGCGAGCCGGGTGGAGTCGAGGAACTGGCGCTGCAAGCAGCGCCAGGCGACTGGCATCCATTCACTCGCACATTCGCGAACGGGGATGAACGGCTGTTCTGGCGTGCGGAACTGGCTGGGGGACCGTATGGTCGTGGTCGCGCGTTGCGCCTGGTGGTCGTGACACCGGATCCGGTGTCACTCCCGGCTGACACCACTCAGTACCTGATCACGAACCTGCGCGAGGACGAACAGGACCTGTCTCCGTTCCGGGTGTCGACGCCCCCAGCATCCTCGCTTGAGGTGGCGCGGCTGTATGCGCGGCGTCCCCGGATCGAGCAGGCGTATCGCGAGGTCAAGCAGCATCTGGGCTGGACGCATTGTCAGGCCCGATCTGATCTGGCGTTGAGGCGGCATTGGAGTCTGGTCTGCGCGGCCTTTTGTTTCCTGCACTGGTGGGACGAACAATCTCCTGCAGATTCTGACGCAGACGTGCATCAGGCGGGTGCATCGCACCCGCCTGGTTGGAGTGTGCTGTTACGCCAGGTCAGGCTGTGGTTGGAGCCCTTCGTGTGGGTATGGCGAGCCTGGCGCGCGTACACCACCATGCGACCTCCTCGGCCACTCCGACGACTCCTTCAACGGGTGGTTCGGGGCGACCCACTTCCGCTCTATGTCGCGTAA
- the pyrE gene encoding orotate phosphoribosyltransferase — MDVLELYQQAGAYHEGHFLLASGRHSPKFLQSTTLLQYPHLTEQIGRALADRLKSEGIQADFLIGPAMGGVTLAYETARHYDNGKGANGRRAIFAEKDGQGGMKIREAFTITPGETFVAVEDVLTTGGSVLKAVRAAEQAGGRCVAIACIVDRRAQEGLLDGYPLVSLTRLVFDTYLPDEVPGWLAEIPLQEI; from the coding sequence ATGGACGTTCTTGAGCTCTATCAGCAGGCCGGCGCGTACCACGAGGGGCACTTTCTGCTTGCCTCCGGCCGCCACAGCCCGAAGTTCCTGCAAAGCACCACCCTGCTTCAGTACCCGCACCTGACCGAGCAGATTGGCCGGGCCCTGGCTGACAGGCTGAAAAGCGAGGGCATCCAGGCTGACTTTCTGATTGGACCGGCCATGGGGGGCGTGACCCTGGCCTATGAGACGGCCCGTCACTATGACAACGGCAAGGGTGCAAACGGCCGGCGTGCGATCTTCGCCGAAAAAGATGGTCAGGGCGGCATGAAGATCCGCGAGGCCTTCACCATCACGCCGGGCGAGACCTTTGTGGCAGTAGAGGATGTGCTGACCACTGGCGGCAGCGTGCTCAAGGCGGTTCGTGCAGCCGAGCAGGCTGGGGGTCGGTGTGTGGCGATTGCCTGCATCGTCGACCGGCGCGCGCAGGAAGGGCTGCTGGATGGGTATCCGCTAGTGTCGCTGACGCGACTGGTATTTGATACGTATCTGCCGGATGAGGTTCCGGGGTGGCTGGCGGAGATTCCTTTGCAGGAGATTTAG
- a CDS encoding XRE family transcriptional regulator, which translates to MDTRHDEQTFVSVVGLRRRLLGIRLDTLAREAAVTPHLLAAVERGEVEPRGLHLLARRTLSKVLDLDL; encoded by the coding sequence ATGGATACCCGGCATGATGAACAGACTTTTGTTTCGGTGGTGGGGCTGCGGCGTCGGCTGCTGGGCATCAGGCTGGACACGCTGGCGCGGGAGGCGGCCGTTACGCCGCACCTGCTCGCTGCGGTGGAACGCGGCGAGGTGGAGCCCCGTGGACTGCACCTGCTGGCCCGCCGGACACTGTCAAAGGTGCTTGACCTTGACCTCTGA
- a CDS encoding RNase H family protein, with protein MNHAFVDASWHEQPDGSGLGGWGLVLLTPGALPARFQGQLSVPDNNVAELRAVLEAVRLAPEGEPLSVHTDNQAVIAAVAHGRGPTILHELAREVMDEAEARVMALRVGYVPRTRRHMLVAHALANDARRGAVSPGGYGDVAEVLIEQRAGQPEARVSLRRRAERVTAHVPFDPLSDVPPSVQALLAAVSLAQPQETLAVRRASKIAQALWLKPERALRDAVQMQIALARRHADEHGVQVQFQG; from the coding sequence ATGAACCATGCTTTTGTGGACGCCAGCTGGCATGAGCAGCCCGACGGCTCCGGCCTGGGCGGCTGGGGCTTGGTTCTGCTGACCCCCGGCGCATTACCGGCGCGCTTTCAGGGACAGCTCAGTGTGCCGGACAACAATGTGGCCGAACTGCGCGCGGTTCTCGAGGCGGTGCGGCTGGCCCCGGAAGGCGAGCCGCTGAGCGTGCACACTGACAATCAGGCGGTCATCGCGGCCGTGGCCCATGGGCGTGGCCCGACCATCCTGCATGAACTGGCGCGTGAGGTGATGGACGAAGCCGAGGCGCGCGTGATGGCGCTGCGGGTCGGCTATGTACCGAGAACCCGGCGGCACATGCTGGTGGCCCACGCACTGGCCAACGATGCGCGCCGGGGTGCCGTCTCACCGGGCGGATACGGAGATGTGGCAGAGGTGCTGATCGAACAGCGGGCCGGCCAGCCCGAAGCCCGGGTCAGCCTGCGCCGGCGTGCCGAGCGGGTCACAGCCCATGTGCCGTTTGACCCCCTGTCCGATGTGCCGCCCAGTGTGCAGGCGCTGCTGGCGGCCGTGAGCCTCGCGCAGCCGCAGGAGACCCTGGCCGTGCGCCGTGCCAGCAAGATCGCGCAGGCCCTGTGGCTCAAGCCGGAGCGTGCGCTGCGCGACGCGGTCCAGATGCAGATCGCCCTGGCACGCC